A portion of the Punica granatum isolate Tunisia-2019 chromosome 7, ASM765513v2, whole genome shotgun sequence genome contains these proteins:
- the LOC116213247 gene encoding auxin-responsive protein SAUR76: protein MKKINLILRKCKSLSRQLGRSSSYSSLRSNSSRDHYRHEPLGGHSHRHTVQLSDHPQHRRDQIDSREIIFVGSTRKRYLISSKYLSHPLLNALIEKPSNNNKLEKLQAAGGNGNNGNILLVKCEVVLFDHLLWMLDNSDDLNLSSESLEELAALYIF from the coding sequence ATGAAGAAGATAAATCTGATCTTGAGGAAATGCAAGAGCTTGTCGAGGCAGCTCGGGAGATCTTCGTCCTACAGCAGCCTGAGGTCCAACTCCAGTAGAGATCACTATCGCCATGAACCCCTGGGGGGCCATTCTCACCGTCACACTGTGCAGTTATCAGATCATCCCCAGCATCGTCGAGATCAAATTGACTCCCGGGAGATTATATTCGTAGGGAGCACGAGGAAGCGATATCTCATCAGCTCCAAGTACCTGAGCCATCCGCTGCTCAATGCCTTGATTGAGAAGCCAAGCAATAATAATAAGCTAGAGAAGCTGCAGGCTGCAGGCGGTAATGGCAATAATGGGAATATCCTCCTGGTCAAGTGCGAGGTCGTCCTCTTCGACCATTTATTGTGGATGCTAGACAATTCCGACGATCTCAACTTGAGCTCTGAGTCTCTGGAAGAGCTTGCTGCGCTCTACATCTTCTGA
- the LOC116214099 gene encoding protein NARROW LEAF 1, with amino-acid sequence MERNRLLQMRNRCSGSTPSEESVLDLERSCCGHSNLPSLSPPTLQPFASAGQHCESSAAYFSWPTSSRLSDAAEERANYFANLQKGVLPETLGRLPKGQQATTLLELMTIRAFHSKILRCYSLGTAIGFRIRRGVLTDIPAILVFVSRKVHKQWLSPIQCLPTALEGPGGVWCDVDVVEFSYFGAPEPAPKEQLYTEIVDDLRGGDPFIGSGSQVASQETYGTLGAIVKSQTGSRQVGFLTNRHVAVDLDYPNQKMFHPLPPTLGPGVYLGAVERATSFITDELWYGIFAGINPETFVRADGAFIPFADDFDMSTVTTVVKGVGEIGDVKIIDLQSPISGLIGKQVMKVGRSSGLTNGSVLAYALEYNDEKGICFLTDFLVVGENRQTFDLEGDSGSLIILKGDVGEKAQPIGIIWGGTANRGRLKLKVGQAPENWTSGVDLGRLLNLLELDLITTNEGLRVAVQEQRAASATAIGSTVGDSSPPEGITMKEKAEEKFESLGLQIQHIPLDVEPSSAEMNVSLMDTDLNLEEGSGVKAVPSIEHEFIPRFYRRSPLHQNNPSDRAVSENLLCLRNNCDEDICVSLQLGDNEVKRRRSDALDDVKEPK; translated from the exons ATGGAGAGAAATAGGCTGCTGCAAATGAGGAATCGTTGCTCGGGCTCAACACCATCAGAAGAGTCAGTATTGGACCTTGAAAGGAGCTGCTGCGGCCATTCTAATCTGCCTTCGTTGAGTCCTCCAACACTCCAACCCTTTGCCTCAGCTGGACAGCACTGTGAGAGCAGTGCTGCCTACTTCTCATGGCCCACCTCGAGCCGGTTAAGTGATGCCGCTGAAGAGCGTGCGAACTATTTCGCAAATCTACAGAAAGGGGTACTGCCCGAGACTCTTGGGCGGCTGCCCAAAGGGCAACAAGCTACCACATTGCTTGAACTCATGACTATAAGGGCCTTCCACAGCAAAATTTTGCGCTGCTATAGCCTTGGGACAGCTATTGGGTTTCGTATACGGCGGGGAGTCTTGACTGACATACCGGCCATCCTCGTGTTCGTCTCCAGGAAGGTTCATAAGCAGTGGCTCAGCCCCATACAGTGTCTTCCTACTGCTCTAGAG GGACCTGGAGGAGTGTGGTGTGATGTGGATGTGGTGGAATTTTCGTACTTTGGTGCGCCTGAGCCGGCTCCTAAAGAACAGTTATACACTGAGATTGTTGATGACTTGCGTGGGGGCGACCCCTTCATCGGCTCTGGTTCTCAG GTTGCAAGCCAGGAAACTTATGGAACCTTAGGTGCAATAGTGAAGAGCCAAACGGGGAGTAGACAGGTGGGCTTTCTCACGAATCGACATGTCGCCGTTGACTTGGATTACCCCAATCAAAAAATGTTTCATCCTCTTCCTCCAACCCTTGGACCTGGGGTATATCTAGGTGCAGTGGAAAGGGCTACTTCATTCATCACTGATGAGCTTTGGTACGGGATATTTGCTGGGATAAATCCGG AGACATTCGTGAGAGCAGATGGAGCATTCATCCCATTTGCTGATGATTTTGACATGTCCACTGTTACTACAGTAGTAAAAGGTGTAGGGGAGATTGGAGACGTGAAGATCATAGACTTGCAGTCTCCAATAAGTGGCCTCATAGGCAAGCAAGTAATGAAGGTTGGAAGAAGTTCAGGCCTTACTAATGGAAGCGTTTTGGCTTATGCCCTTGAGTATAACGACGAGAAAGGAATCTGCTTTTTAACAGACTTTCTTGTTGTGGGTGAGAATCGACAAACTTTTGACCTGGAAGGAGATAGTGGAAGCCTAATAATACTAAAAGGTGATGTTGGAGAGAAGGCACAGCCGATTGGGATCATATGGGGTGGGACCGCCAACCGGGGAAGGCTTAAGCTTAAAGTGGGCCAGGCTCCAGAAAATTGGACCAGTGGAGTCGACCTTGGACGCCTTCTCAATCTTCTTGAGCTTGATCTGATTACAACCAATGAGGGGCTAAGAG TGGCAGTGCAAGAACAACGGGCTGCCTCAGCAACAGCAATTGGATCAACTGTAGGCGACTCATCACCGCCCGAAGGGATCACTATGAAGGAGAAAGCTGAGGAGAAATTCGAGTCTCTTGGTCTTCAAATACAGCACATTCCTTTGGACGTAGAACCGAGCAGCGCAGAAATGAATGTCTCTCTGATGGATACAGACTTGAATCTGGAAGAAGGGAGTGGGGTCAAGGCAGTTCCAAGCATTGAGCACGAGTTCATTCCGCGCTTCTATAGACGGTCCCCGCTGCACCAGAATAATCCATCAGATAGAGCCGTATCTGAGAATCTATTGTGTTTGAGAAATAACTGTGATGAGGACATCTGTGTATCATTGCAGTTGGGCGATAACGAGGTGAAGAGGAGGCGCTCTGATGCTTTAGATGATGTAAAGGAGCCAAAATGA
- the LOC116214100 gene encoding uncharacterized protein LOC116214100 isoform X2 → MCPHQTSLSLSLSITPFVSSQSLLGSPCHCHFPSPNIQFHSNLWPVLCLCVCSAFRIFISSLAVASDVSGACSRFAISLVLKVITCLQIKYCVLGVANSGSVELGIEVFSLTSGAFEGFMAGNDLPSLGRVKLADLIPSEGLASDSYKLSVSTLSQSLAQYSAAIIQFSSSDGALLRSGLDSARLYFHQRASYPSNDMIHTNDSREWCKTSGYYADPQLWQETYDYRPGLTPTEPNTLEFPPGGLPDIFALLGKAARNILDAISFYLNLRSSPFSEILDNVPLRNREISSSVLSVCCHARPSFQGGQHHSLPQDEGQLVMFSDNDHLMDKSLITLMKSDKAGLHVRDFHGRWFLVDEDLGPQEAVVFPGLALYQATAGYVNPALLKTEISHMQANMYGRCSVAFKLMPKSMTSLSCSEMRAAGHGVEAQFQLPVPVDDFMQRSHPTDQLFNRHSLQAFTFPTAQDGSVKPARRRKNSSKCKPLPPSKRLRLEAQRVLKERVQDIADKRGIKLRFCNLKDCESHVHSLDSPCATTRIEIGWPPGVPFVHPHDLPNKAKVEFLKAYEPGWTETNDTELSLTEPGQTNQHTANCDTSIT, encoded by the exons ATGTGTCCTCATCAGacatccctctctctctctctctctatcacCCCCTTTGTGTCATCCCAGTCTCTGCTTGGCTCGCCCTGCCATTGCCATTTCCCAAGCCCTAACATACAATTTCATAGTAATCTCTGGCCAGTCCTCTGTCTGTGCGTTTGCAGTGCGTTTCGTATATTTATTTCGAGCTTAGCTGTAGCGTCAGATGTGTCCGGTGCATGCTCGAGATTTGCCATCAGCCTTGTATTAAAAGTAATCACTTGCCTCCAGATCAAATACTGTGTACTTGGCGTTGCTAATTCAGGTTCAGTTGAGCTG GGTATTGAAGTTTTCTCTTTAACTTCTGGAGCATTTGAAGGATTCATGGCAGGAAATGACCTGCCATCTTTGGGCCGTGTGAAGCTTGCAGATCTCATACCTTCTGAAGGTCTTGCTTCTGATTCGTACAAACTGTCAGTCTCAACTCTGTCTCAGTCACTCGCTCAATATTCTGCAGCAATTATTCAATTCTCATCTAGTGACGGGGCCCTTTTGAGATCTGGTTTAGATTCTGCCCGGCTCTACTTTCACCAGAGAGCATCATATCCCTCGAATGATATGATTCATACCAACGATTCCCGAGAATGGTGCAAGACATCTGGCTACTATGCGGATCCTCAATTGTGGCAGGAAACTTATGACTATAGACCCGGACTGACACCTACAGAGCCCAACACCTTGGAATTCCCTCCTGGGGGTTTGCCTGACATATTTGCTCTGCTTGGGAAGGCAGCAAGAAATATCTTAGATGCCATCAGTTTTTATCTTAACTTGCGTAGCTCTCCATTCTCCGAGATTCTAGATAATGTTCCTCTGCGGAATCGAGAGATATCCTCTTCAGTGCTATCTGTTTGCTGTCATGCGAGGCCATCATTTCAGGGAGGTCAGCACCATAGTTTACCTCAGGATGAAGGCCAGTTGGTTATGTTCTCCGATAATGATCATCTAATGGATAAAAGTTTGATTACTCTCATGAAGTCAGACAAAGCAGGTTTACATGTAAGAGACTTTCATGGTCGGTGGTTTCTTGTGGATGAGGATCTTGGTCCTCAAGAAGCAGTAGTGTTTCCTGGGCTTGCTCTTTACCAGGCGACAGCTGGCTATGTTAACCCAGCTCTTCTCAAAACAGAAATTAGTCACATGCAAGCTAATATGTATGGGCGGTGTTCCGTGGCTTTCAAACTCATGCCTAAGTCCATGACCAGTCTTAGCTGCTCAGAGATGAGGGCGGCTGGTCATGGTGTTGAAGCTCAGTTCCAACTTCCAGTACCTGTTGATGACTTCATGCAGAGGTCTCACCCAACTGATCAGCTCTTCAACCGCCATAGCCTCCAGGCTTTCACTTTCCCAACTGCCCAAGATG GATCTGTAAAGCCTGCACGGAGGAGGAAAAACAGCTCTAAGTGCAAACCGCTTCCGCCCTCCAAAAGGTTGCGGCTCGAAGCCCAGAGAGTCTTGAAGGAGAGAGTTCAGGATATTGCAGATAAGAGGGGCATCAAACTGAGGTTCTGTAACTTGAAGGACTGTGAGAGTCATGTTCACTCATTGGATAGCCCCTGCGCCACGACGCGCATTGAAATCGGGTGGCCGCCAGGAGTTCCATTTGTTCATCCTCATGATCTGCCCAATAAAGCAAAGGTCGAATTTCTTAAAGCATATGAACCTGGGTGGACTGAAACGAATGACACCGAGTTAAGTCTCACTGAGCCTGGTCAGACCAATCAACACACGGCAAACTGTGACA CTTCAATTACTTGA
- the LOC116214100 gene encoding uncharacterized protein LOC116214100 isoform X3: protein MCPHQTSLSLSLSITPFVSSQSLLGSPCHCHFPSPNIQFHSNLWPVLCLCVCSAFRIFISSLAVASDVSGACSRFAISLVLKGIEVFSLTSGAFEGFMAGNDLPSLGRVKLADLIPSEGLASDSYKLSVSTLSQSLAQYSAAIIQFSSSDGALLRSGLDSARLYFHQRASYPSNDMIHTNDSREWCKTSGYYADPQLWQETYDYRPGLTPTEPNTLEFPPGGLPDIFALLGKAARNILDAISFYLNLRSSPFSEILDNVPLRNREISSSVLSVCCHARPSFQGGQHHSLPQDEGQLVMFSDNDHLMDKSLITLMKSDKAGLHVRDFHGRWFLVDEDLGPQEAVVFPGLALYQATAGYVNPALLKTEISHMQANMYGRCSVAFKLMPKSMTSLSCSEMRAAGHGVEAQFQLPVPVDDFMQRSHPTDQLFNRHSLQAFTFPTAQDGSVKPARRRKNSSKCKPLPPSKRLRLEAQRVLKERVQDIADKRGIKLRFCNLKDCESHVHSLDSPCATTRIEIGWPPGVPFVHPHDLPNKAKVEFLKAYEPGWTETNDTELSLTEPGQTNQHTANCDSKMLFISVLFFP, encoded by the exons ATGTGTCCTCATCAGacatccctctctctctctctctctatcacCCCCTTTGTGTCATCCCAGTCTCTGCTTGGCTCGCCCTGCCATTGCCATTTCCCAAGCCCTAACATACAATTTCATAGTAATCTCTGGCCAGTCCTCTGTCTGTGCGTTTGCAGTGCGTTTCGTATATTTATTTCGAGCTTAGCTGTAGCGTCAGATGTGTCCGGTGCATGCTCGAGATTTGCCATCAGCCTTGTATTAAAA GGTATTGAAGTTTTCTCTTTAACTTCTGGAGCATTTGAAGGATTCATGGCAGGAAATGACCTGCCATCTTTGGGCCGTGTGAAGCTTGCAGATCTCATACCTTCTGAAGGTCTTGCTTCTGATTCGTACAAACTGTCAGTCTCAACTCTGTCTCAGTCACTCGCTCAATATTCTGCAGCAATTATTCAATTCTCATCTAGTGACGGGGCCCTTTTGAGATCTGGTTTAGATTCTGCCCGGCTCTACTTTCACCAGAGAGCATCATATCCCTCGAATGATATGATTCATACCAACGATTCCCGAGAATGGTGCAAGACATCTGGCTACTATGCGGATCCTCAATTGTGGCAGGAAACTTATGACTATAGACCCGGACTGACACCTACAGAGCCCAACACCTTGGAATTCCCTCCTGGGGGTTTGCCTGACATATTTGCTCTGCTTGGGAAGGCAGCAAGAAATATCTTAGATGCCATCAGTTTTTATCTTAACTTGCGTAGCTCTCCATTCTCCGAGATTCTAGATAATGTTCCTCTGCGGAATCGAGAGATATCCTCTTCAGTGCTATCTGTTTGCTGTCATGCGAGGCCATCATTTCAGGGAGGTCAGCACCATAGTTTACCTCAGGATGAAGGCCAGTTGGTTATGTTCTCCGATAATGATCATCTAATGGATAAAAGTTTGATTACTCTCATGAAGTCAGACAAAGCAGGTTTACATGTAAGAGACTTTCATGGTCGGTGGTTTCTTGTGGATGAGGATCTTGGTCCTCAAGAAGCAGTAGTGTTTCCTGGGCTTGCTCTTTACCAGGCGACAGCTGGCTATGTTAACCCAGCTCTTCTCAAAACAGAAATTAGTCACATGCAAGCTAATATGTATGGGCGGTGTTCCGTGGCTTTCAAACTCATGCCTAAGTCCATGACCAGTCTTAGCTGCTCAGAGATGAGGGCGGCTGGTCATGGTGTTGAAGCTCAGTTCCAACTTCCAGTACCTGTTGATGACTTCATGCAGAGGTCTCACCCAACTGATCAGCTCTTCAACCGCCATAGCCTCCAGGCTTTCACTTTCCCAACTGCCCAAGATG GATCTGTAAAGCCTGCACGGAGGAGGAAAAACAGCTCTAAGTGCAAACCGCTTCCGCCCTCCAAAAGGTTGCGGCTCGAAGCCCAGAGAGTCTTGAAGGAGAGAGTTCAGGATATTGCAGATAAGAGGGGCATCAAACTGAGGTTCTGTAACTTGAAGGACTGTGAGAGTCATGTTCACTCATTGGATAGCCCCTGCGCCACGACGCGCATTGAAATCGGGTGGCCGCCAGGAGTTCCATTTGTTCATCCTCATGATCTGCCCAATAAAGCAAAGGTCGAATTTCTTAAAGCATATGAACCTGGGTGGACTGAAACGAATGACACCGAGTTAAGTCTCACTGAGCCTGGTCAGACCAATCAACACACGGCAAACTGTGACAGTAAGATGCTTTTCATCTctgttttgttttttccttAA
- the LOC116214100 gene encoding uncharacterized protein LOC116214100 isoform X1, producing the protein MCPHQTSLSLSLSITPFVSSQSLLGSPCHCHFPSPNIQFHSNLWPVLCLCVCSAFRIFISSLAVASDVSGACSRFAISLVLKVITCLQIKYCVLGVANSGSVELGIEVFSLTSGAFEGFMAGNDLPSLGRVKLADLIPSEGLASDSYKLSVSTLSQSLAQYSAAIIQFSSSDGALLRSGLDSARLYFHQRASYPSNDMIHTNDSREWCKTSGYYADPQLWQETYDYRPGLTPTEPNTLEFPPGGLPDIFALLGKAARNILDAISFYLNLRSSPFSEILDNVPLRNREISSSVLSVCCHARPSFQGGQHHSLPQDEGQLVMFSDNDHLMDKSLITLMKSDKAGLHVRDFHGRWFLVDEDLGPQEAVVFPGLALYQATAGYVNPALLKTEISHMQANMYGRCSVAFKLMPKSMTSLSCSEMRAAGHGVEAQFQLPVPVDDFMQRSHPTDQLFNRHSLQAFTFPTAQDGSVKPARRRKNSSKCKPLPPSKRLRLEAQRVLKERVQDIADKRGIKLRFCNLKDCESHVHSLDSPCATTRIEIGWPPGVPFVHPHDLPNKAKVEFLKAYEPGWTETNDTELSLTEPGQTNQHTANCDSKMLFISVLFFP; encoded by the exons ATGTGTCCTCATCAGacatccctctctctctctctctctatcacCCCCTTTGTGTCATCCCAGTCTCTGCTTGGCTCGCCCTGCCATTGCCATTTCCCAAGCCCTAACATACAATTTCATAGTAATCTCTGGCCAGTCCTCTGTCTGTGCGTTTGCAGTGCGTTTCGTATATTTATTTCGAGCTTAGCTGTAGCGTCAGATGTGTCCGGTGCATGCTCGAGATTTGCCATCAGCCTTGTATTAAAAGTAATCACTTGCCTCCAGATCAAATACTGTGTACTTGGCGTTGCTAATTCAGGTTCAGTTGAGCTG GGTATTGAAGTTTTCTCTTTAACTTCTGGAGCATTTGAAGGATTCATGGCAGGAAATGACCTGCCATCTTTGGGCCGTGTGAAGCTTGCAGATCTCATACCTTCTGAAGGTCTTGCTTCTGATTCGTACAAACTGTCAGTCTCAACTCTGTCTCAGTCACTCGCTCAATATTCTGCAGCAATTATTCAATTCTCATCTAGTGACGGGGCCCTTTTGAGATCTGGTTTAGATTCTGCCCGGCTCTACTTTCACCAGAGAGCATCATATCCCTCGAATGATATGATTCATACCAACGATTCCCGAGAATGGTGCAAGACATCTGGCTACTATGCGGATCCTCAATTGTGGCAGGAAACTTATGACTATAGACCCGGACTGACACCTACAGAGCCCAACACCTTGGAATTCCCTCCTGGGGGTTTGCCTGACATATTTGCTCTGCTTGGGAAGGCAGCAAGAAATATCTTAGATGCCATCAGTTTTTATCTTAACTTGCGTAGCTCTCCATTCTCCGAGATTCTAGATAATGTTCCTCTGCGGAATCGAGAGATATCCTCTTCAGTGCTATCTGTTTGCTGTCATGCGAGGCCATCATTTCAGGGAGGTCAGCACCATAGTTTACCTCAGGATGAAGGCCAGTTGGTTATGTTCTCCGATAATGATCATCTAATGGATAAAAGTTTGATTACTCTCATGAAGTCAGACAAAGCAGGTTTACATGTAAGAGACTTTCATGGTCGGTGGTTTCTTGTGGATGAGGATCTTGGTCCTCAAGAAGCAGTAGTGTTTCCTGGGCTTGCTCTTTACCAGGCGACAGCTGGCTATGTTAACCCAGCTCTTCTCAAAACAGAAATTAGTCACATGCAAGCTAATATGTATGGGCGGTGTTCCGTGGCTTTCAAACTCATGCCTAAGTCCATGACCAGTCTTAGCTGCTCAGAGATGAGGGCGGCTGGTCATGGTGTTGAAGCTCAGTTCCAACTTCCAGTACCTGTTGATGACTTCATGCAGAGGTCTCACCCAACTGATCAGCTCTTCAACCGCCATAGCCTCCAGGCTTTCACTTTCCCAACTGCCCAAGATG GATCTGTAAAGCCTGCACGGAGGAGGAAAAACAGCTCTAAGTGCAAACCGCTTCCGCCCTCCAAAAGGTTGCGGCTCGAAGCCCAGAGAGTCTTGAAGGAGAGAGTTCAGGATATTGCAGATAAGAGGGGCATCAAACTGAGGTTCTGTAACTTGAAGGACTGTGAGAGTCATGTTCACTCATTGGATAGCCCCTGCGCCACGACGCGCATTGAAATCGGGTGGCCGCCAGGAGTTCCATTTGTTCATCCTCATGATCTGCCCAATAAAGCAAAGGTCGAATTTCTTAAAGCATATGAACCTGGGTGGACTGAAACGAATGACACCGAGTTAAGTCTCACTGAGCCTGGTCAGACCAATCAACACACGGCAAACTGTGACAGTAAGATGCTTTTCATCTctgttttgttttttccttAA
- the LOC116214100 gene encoding uncharacterized protein LOC116214100 isoform X4, producing MAGNDLPSLGRVKLADLIPSEGLASDSYKLSVSTLSQSLAQYSAAIIQFSSSDGALLRSGLDSARLYFHQRASYPSNDMIHTNDSREWCKTSGYYADPQLWQETYDYRPGLTPTEPNTLEFPPGGLPDIFALLGKAARNILDAISFYLNLRSSPFSEILDNVPLRNREISSSVLSVCCHARPSFQGGQHHSLPQDEGQLVMFSDNDHLMDKSLITLMKSDKAGLHVRDFHGRWFLVDEDLGPQEAVVFPGLALYQATAGYVNPALLKTEISHMQANMYGRCSVAFKLMPKSMTSLSCSEMRAAGHGVEAQFQLPVPVDDFMQRSHPTDQLFNRHSLQAFTFPTAQDGSVKPARRRKNSSKCKPLPPSKRLRLEAQRVLKERVQDIADKRGIKLRFCNLKDCESHVHSLDSPCATTRIEIGWPPGVPFVHPHDLPNKAKVEFLKAYEPGWTETNDTELSLTEPGQTNQHTANCDSKMLFISVLFFP from the exons ATGGCAGGAAATGACCTGCCATCTTTGGGCCGTGTGAAGCTTGCAGATCTCATACCTTCTGAAGGTCTTGCTTCTGATTCGTACAAACTGTCAGTCTCAACTCTGTCTCAGTCACTCGCTCAATATTCTGCAGCAATTATTCAATTCTCATCTAGTGACGGGGCCCTTTTGAGATCTGGTTTAGATTCTGCCCGGCTCTACTTTCACCAGAGAGCATCATATCCCTCGAATGATATGATTCATACCAACGATTCCCGAGAATGGTGCAAGACATCTGGCTACTATGCGGATCCTCAATTGTGGCAGGAAACTTATGACTATAGACCCGGACTGACACCTACAGAGCCCAACACCTTGGAATTCCCTCCTGGGGGTTTGCCTGACATATTTGCTCTGCTTGGGAAGGCAGCAAGAAATATCTTAGATGCCATCAGTTTTTATCTTAACTTGCGTAGCTCTCCATTCTCCGAGATTCTAGATAATGTTCCTCTGCGGAATCGAGAGATATCCTCTTCAGTGCTATCTGTTTGCTGTCATGCGAGGCCATCATTTCAGGGAGGTCAGCACCATAGTTTACCTCAGGATGAAGGCCAGTTGGTTATGTTCTCCGATAATGATCATCTAATGGATAAAAGTTTGATTACTCTCATGAAGTCAGACAAAGCAGGTTTACATGTAAGAGACTTTCATGGTCGGTGGTTTCTTGTGGATGAGGATCTTGGTCCTCAAGAAGCAGTAGTGTTTCCTGGGCTTGCTCTTTACCAGGCGACAGCTGGCTATGTTAACCCAGCTCTTCTCAAAACAGAAATTAGTCACATGCAAGCTAATATGTATGGGCGGTGTTCCGTGGCTTTCAAACTCATGCCTAAGTCCATGACCAGTCTTAGCTGCTCAGAGATGAGGGCGGCTGGTCATGGTGTTGAAGCTCAGTTCCAACTTCCAGTACCTGTTGATGACTTCATGCAGAGGTCTCACCCAACTGATCAGCTCTTCAACCGCCATAGCCTCCAGGCTTTCACTTTCCCAACTGCCCAAGATG GATCTGTAAAGCCTGCACGGAGGAGGAAAAACAGCTCTAAGTGCAAACCGCTTCCGCCCTCCAAAAGGTTGCGGCTCGAAGCCCAGAGAGTCTTGAAGGAGAGAGTTCAGGATATTGCAGATAAGAGGGGCATCAAACTGAGGTTCTGTAACTTGAAGGACTGTGAGAGTCATGTTCACTCATTGGATAGCCCCTGCGCCACGACGCGCATTGAAATCGGGTGGCCGCCAGGAGTTCCATTTGTTCATCCTCATGATCTGCCCAATAAAGCAAAGGTCGAATTTCTTAAAGCATATGAACCTGGGTGGACTGAAACGAATGACACCGAGTTAAGTCTCACTGAGCCTGGTCAGACCAATCAACACACGGCAAACTGTGACAGTAAGATGCTTTTCATCTctgttttgttttttccttAA